ggcgcagcaccctggacagaatagacctctcggtgatttttggactgttgatgccgcttctgagcaggtatgagtacgaggtcagatccgtatgaaagtagactttattagctttccaacaagtctagaatcaccccaatccgactccgtatgtaaccgtggcgatcgtcgcaagttggaggtgtgctgcagtccgaatccagcctacgcgagtccttttccctttcggtcttctccttgattcctaatcaaaacaagagtgcacgtgtctccaagatctaaacaggatggacaagagctcaagaaggaactcacttgatgattaacttttcgagcacgagcacgagtaataggaccagcaggtgtcggcgtggacggcgtggatgtatgatcggtgttgatgtcctcatcaagatccaaagtaccattctgcccgATCTCCAATTAATATTCATATATAttctaggtgataataatatagtaacaacaataatatattttctatttctcgtgagtgacaggcaatcactcgacttctactggagtcctgtaccatactagtaagactcataggatatatatatatatatatatatatatatatatatatatatatatatatatatatatatatataagtgggtttcattcaactctttaaacgtaatgcacaagcataaattaaagtgcagaataataggggttatgcaccggggcttgcctgggtaacatataaccaaaagttagtattctatctttgcgacacgatctccaaaagtaccatctcaccagcaactcccgatgactccgcgatccatcgatgtccctattatggtatgcaatgcgatgcagagatgatgcaacagttaattaatcaaggcaacaactcttaaaatagagtacatactacgaactaacaagctagctctaatgactaacgtactaatctacgtatcaacatcatcaagaaaggtgtcatttcccagcaagtgttttagttatacaattccaaggtgtttctttatttcatttatttgatttactatatattcaaactagggctcatttgctaTCTTAGCAATTTAATTACTCTGCAGCTACAAAAAAATTTACCGAGAATACCTGATAACACTTCTAACCTACTGCGaaatttttagagctaacactatcaccgatttatcactaaaattcctacaagtttatgtcttatcaatattaagcatgttaaaataattagagcaaccctaaaacatACAGAACCTATGTGAACAAGATACACTATcaaatagatcatgattttagaaacttaaccaAATTGATttggcatttttgtgatttttctacactttattttcaattttgaagAGCTCTGAATTAACAAAAAAACACAAAAAGAAAAAGGGCCTGAGCGGCTTGGCTCGGCCCGCAAGCGCGCACGGCCTGCTAGCCAGGCGTGGCCCAGCGGTGGCGGTAACGGGCGCGGGCGGCCCAAGCGGGTAGGCAGGCCGTAGCCCAGCGTGAGCAGGCCGCCCAACGGTGGGGAGCCCAGTGGCGGCACCAATTTGTGCCGAGGCCCCTGCACTTCTTACTATTTCCACTCGCAGTTCAAAGACCCTATTTAGCACTATTTACTTGAGTCAAGAGATTCACACTAGGGACCCTAGAAAAGTTCTATCCTTACCCCGcggtccttctcttcctcctcacaAACAGAGCATGGGCAGGGGAACCGTCGGCGGCCGATTCAGTGCGGTGGGTGGCCAGTGATGATGGAGGCGGTGCACAGGGGCAGTGAGGGTGGCTGCCGCTCCCGTGGGCGTTGGTGGCATGGCCAAGGGCAGCCCGAGGCGGTCTAGCCGCGAGCGCAGGCGGCCGGTTGGGGCGCAACGCGGCAGCAGCGAACAACATGGAGGCGGAGCCCCGCGGCGGGCATCAGCAGCAGGGGTGGCCCTCCACGCGGACGACGGCGGGGAAGGCGGCATGGTCAGCAGCTGTCGCATGGCGCGTAGCTACGGGCTGGCTGGCAGGCAGGCGGTGCGAGGGCATGCGAcgcggggaggaagaggaggggcgccGATGCTACACACAGAGGAGCTGGGAGCAGGGGAGGTCGCCATGGAAGGAGCTATAGGGAGCGACATCGATGGAGTGGAACTGTGACCGTCTCGGCTGCAGGCGCGTGCGGTAGCAGCCCGGTCGGACATGACTAAGAGTGGTCTGGCCACTCGTAGGGGCGGTGGCCATGGTGCTCTGCGGTGGCGAGCAATCGAGGAGGAGGATGGAGCGCGGGGCAACACGGGCTCGGGCACGCTCGCGCGCGCAGTGGCTGGCGATGGGAGCGGCCGCGGCACCAGCAGGGCAGGCTGAGAGGCGGCGGGGAAGGCGCTCGGGAGGGCCAGCGCTGTCCACGCGCACCAGCGGCCCAGCACGCGTGCGCCCGGCAACGGCTTGGTTCCAACGGCCTACAGCGTAGGCGACGAGCAGAGAGAGAGCGGatggaggcagggaagaatgggCGCAAGAAGAAGAGTGAGGAGACGTGTGCGAGCTCACCATCTACTTCTCAAGCATGGCGTGGGTAGGGTGGCCTAGCACAGCGTGGCCGGCAGGGGCAACGCAGTACGCGGCAACAGTTGCTCGGGTAGGTGGAATGAACGGCCGAGAGCGAGCGCTGCAGTGACCGAACGGCAACGGACAAGAGCACCTCCCTACACGCGCGCATAGATGACATTACGGTCGACAGCAACTACGCATAAGTTTTAAAGCGAACGAAAAACTGCTAACGACCACGATTGGGGTTCAACTAATTCCACGACTCTACAGTTGATCTTATCAGCTATCTAACGGCGCAATCCACACAACAAAAGGACCACCAAAGAGGAAGATACATGCGTGCCAAGGTGAGTTCGTCTAGCTGGGCGCTGGTTCGTGAACCGAACAGCAATTCGCGGACCGCAGCGCGTTCTAACAAAGTTAGGTAATTTCTACGAGAGTGCCATGACACTTATCGCCCCCTCGACCTACACCGTTCTCAAGTGCTCACTTGACGCAACTAACGGTGCAAAAACATGGAGTTGGTGTTTAGATAATTTTGTGGATATTTAAATGTTGAAGTAGCATTGTCTATCATCTTTTCAGACTAAAAAGGAATTCAAAGTTCCAGTTAGAACTAACACTCCCTAGCacttttggttgaatttttaaacggtcaaaactttACCAAACTTCACCAACAACCATTTCACGGCATAACACACACTTTataccaaacaatagaaccaaaacatcaGGGCGTTATTTAACTATGTTGCATTTTATAAATCACCAAAAAGTGTACTTTCAACACAACTTCAAATTTTTGCCGATTCAACAAAAAGGACTATTTttttaatttccaatttgatttttgagctttcAAGAACACTAATTAACAACCTTTGCTTTCCAAACGTTAatgttgcattttcatctacaaaacttgtacttcaatttttatttaagtactaaatacaagttatgttttattcttgtttatagaaattgcttttcgtgccaaacaattaaaactattTTTCTTATTAGAATTTTCATTATTGCCTTTGATTAAACTAACTCACTGTATTTATAGATCTATTtctcaggccataatctcagtgcttagcggatttgtaacaccagaggtgttacaaccaatccccctaaaaagaatctcgtgCCGAGATTCGGAGAAAGAATCAGAAGAGTggaaaacacgattacatttcgtagatcagaAATTGCTCGAAAGATTACCCGACATCGAATGCTAAACCACAcagggatttagagatacatgattaagagcaacctaatataACCGaggcttaatctagaagtcgagatagatgagggcaatggagaaacaacaagataatgattattcaaaacatggcgtatgaccaacagatctagaaacaagagactgagaagtcaaacatcgtgaaccctaaaacCGAACTAACCAACaatagacttgaacttcttcgaaaaccagatccttcttcttctcagattacaccatcacctcagactgacgaacctagttccacaatgtcgactggatctcgtagctctgcgtCGGATTTGAGGGGATGAGAatggagaagaagagcaaggaccaagggcatcttatagcgGCGAACGGAGATGGGGCTCAACACACCGGAAGTGGAGACGGCGTGTATGGGGTACACTGACGGTTCACGCTGTGGGAATAAAGTCGGCCATGGTGTGCTTCCTGCGCGAGCGAGCGGAGGGAGGATAAGGAAGAGGGGAGGGATTCGCTCGACGAGGAAGGCGTGCGGGTGGTCGTGCCCccaaaaagaagaaaaggaggGGGAAAAGGGGGGGGGTCTAGTACGAAGACGAGAGCGTggggtcgagagccgaccggatacCGAGAAAAGGAGAAACACACAGTGCACGaagacggcgagtgcggcacgatgccgcggccacaCGAGAGcagggtgctaatgggcccgacaTAGACGGCGTCCGCAGGGCACGCGGCGAAATAACCTGGCATGTGTAGTGCGGTCAAGCTagacacagggcttgggacatgacatccgcTCAGGTTTTTACAATCCCTCCCGACTACCCACggttaactttccttactactcttcttttgctttcccttccttgaccacatccgtctttcatgtaaactaagaccatgtcatatgttctttctccaaaaccacctcctcttgtttacttgagggaacactatttcatcaacccattgtggatttcccggcGTTCTTCTCTCGCGACAGCAGACCAAGCATCTCCATTATTAGTCGCTACGACGCTAGCGCATGGCAGGGTAGCGGATGGAACCTAATGATGGGGATCTCCACCTTCTTCAATGGCTGACGAATCCGTGTGTTGTCTTGACGACTGCACCAAGCTTCAACTGCTTCGCTGTTCAGGGGGTCCAGATCACCCGTCACCACTCAGCAGtcagcgcgcgcgcacacacacaccccTCCGTATGAAGACTCTTGACGGTCATGTGCCTACAGGACAGGTCCTTAACTGTATTGCCACTGATCTTGGCCTTTGATCTTCATTTGAGATTTCCTTCAAATCCGAGTGGTATATATGACcaaacttttcatcatcagaaagTAAAATATACAACAACTAGGACGAATGTGTAAACGATCAAGTAGCTGGTAGCTGAGAATCAGGACGTCTGCTTATCAAGTTCAAAGTCTGTGTGATTGGATTTTCAGAAGGTGCTGCAGCATCATCTTAGCATAATTGACAGCTAAGATGTGAGTACTGTATCGATTGCTGTTTTCCCACTCTATCATCATAAACACTAATGCAGTACACGATACGATGCCTGACATATGATAGGAATATATAGGTCCATAAAAACGTTTCCATGTTCTCTTGGTTGTGCACATCCAACTTTATTCTGAAACATTCACTGAACACTTGGCATGTAGTAACATCTACTTCGCTGACTAATGAGCAAGTGACAAACCAATTATACACGCGACACGCTGTGAAGTACATCTTCTGTAGTACAAGCATACATAGCACATACCGCACTTCTAAACCATATCTAGTGTAAACTCATTGAGGACCTCATCTTGGCATTCAAGCTGTTGATGAAGACGAGGCGTTATGTAAAGCAGTTGCAGCTGTAGGGGGGACGACAGCTCCTTGACTATCTGCATCTGAACCAGGATGGAGATCGGCTGGAGAAGCAGTAGCAGACGACATCCCTGTTCCATTTCCATCCCCTGTCTCTAGTTTCTCAATCATGCGAGACACAGCAGCGATCCCAGCATTGACCTCCCTCCTCATCTCTGAACCAAGGTTTGATATGGTGCTGTTCTGTGCGAACCACCTTTCCTTCCACCCGCGCGTACTTTTCGTTATGGAATCCTTGTACCTGGTAGTGTTGATGATAATGAGAAGAGCGTATGCTTATGTAAGTTAAGTGATGCTTTAGAATTTCTCAGCATATCTGATTCTTATAGTCACAGGAGTAAAAATGTAGAAATGTACTTTGTAGAAACCAACTGCAGCCGAGATTTGATTGTGTCTGAGAATGACTGTGCATCAGATGGTCCAGCTTCATCTTGGTTGGCAGGCGAAGACTGGTTCCTAGAAACACTGATCCAGATCATCAAGTAGCAAGTGTTAATTAGTTAATCTCATGTAAATGACAAGCAAACAGATAAATATAGACAGTAGTACAGTACTATTCTGCAGGAAATACCTATCATTTGACCCAACAGGGCCATTAACCGAGGCATTGTAATTCACAGATGTGTCTGCAGCTGTTTCTTCTGCGGAGTCCACAGTAGGCAGTGGCCGAGAAGAAACTACAGCAGAAGCATGTTCATGGTCCCCTTCTTGCGGTGGATGTGAAGACAGAGAACCACCAGGAGTGGCCTCAGCAGCAGTTGGAAAGAACAGAATTTGTGGGTGGCCATGACCATGAGCTGCCGATCTGCTGCGACGGCCTTCTCTTCTAGCATGGCGGTGTGACCTACGAATGGCGGCAGCGGCAGCCAAGTGCTGTAGGATTCGCTCCTCAATCTCGGCATCATCTGCATCCACCGGTACCTGGAATGGAAGATACAGTGGCATCAGTAACTGTGCAGGAATTGAGCATACAAGCATGCCATCAATGGAAGCACACTCTGAATGTGAATGTCAGATATACGTGAGCACCTCGAAATCCCCGAGCAGTGGATGACGGAAAATGGTTGTGTTTCGCGCGTGATTTTCTTGCGTGTTCCGCTCTTCCTCAACAGCCTCAAGGAGCTCTTGGCTGCAGTAGGAGGTAAGCAATGCGTGTGAGAGTGAGACCAACCCTTTAAACGAAATTCAGTGGACGCATGCATTGGTGGTGGTATAGCAGAATCTGTACCTCATGGGGTCCTTCATGCTGATTGCCTGCCAACACATGGGACACTGAGAGCTTCTCTGGCACCTGTAGGCATGATCAATGatcaatcagaatgctcagaagtaGTGTCACTCAAGGATCACGAAGAGTAACGCAATTAGTACAATACACAGTAACACCAATGCTGGCAACAAACTAAGACAAGCAAACAGTGATTCAGAGCAGAGCTTGCAACTCGTCCAAATTACATTCACATTCAGAGTGTGTCAGGCAGAGATTCAGATTAACGCATCGCATCGCATTCAGCACTGATCGAAATTAGGAGCGAGGGTACACGGCAACACGATAGAACAACTGCGCAGTGGATTGCAGTGTCCTTGACATGATCAATTGATGATAGCAACACACGGATATGAAAACAAACACAGAGAAAACAGCAGGAAAGCAATCAGAGACAGGCAAAGCTGAGTGCTCACCACTCGAGGATGCACTGGAGGTGGAACTCGTGCCTGCAGCTGGTCACCTGCGCAGCgcagacaagaagaagagagtcAAGAACCCGGACGCGCAAGGCAGGTGACGAATCCTCTCAGCACGTACGGGAGCAGTGCAGCACGTACCGCGGAGGGGTCGCTGTCGGAGAAGGCCTCGAGGCAGATGCTGCAGGCGTCGTCGCAGGCGTCCTGGACGCCGCCCTCCACGAAGGCCACCGCCGACGAGTGCTTCTCcatctgcgccgccgccgcccccgcgtccatccccttcctccccctccctctctccccctctctccctctctctctctctctctctctctctctctccgatcAAAAGCCGGGAGCCGCGCGCTTCCACGAACGATCCCTGCAACACGAACGCCGGCAGCCGGAGGGAAATCGGGGCGAGTAGTGTAGTGTGGCTACCCCCAAACCTGCTCCAAGCACGCAATA
Above is a genomic segment from Miscanthus floridulus cultivar M001 chromosome 3, ASM1932011v1, whole genome shotgun sequence containing:
- the LOC136545232 gene encoding E3 ubiquitin-protein ligase RHF2A-like, with the protein product MDAGAAAAQMEKHSSAVAFVEGGVQDACDDACSICLEAFSDSDPSAVTSCRHEFHLQCILEWCQRSSQCPMCWQAISMKDPMSQELLEAVEEERNTQENHARNTTIFRHPLLGDFEVPVDADDAEIEERILQHLAAAAAIRRSHRHARREGRRSRSAAHGHGHPQILFFPTAAEATPGGSLSSHPPQEGDHEHASAVVSSRPLPTVDSAEETAADTSVNYNASVNGPVGSNDSVSRNQSSPANQDEAGPSDAQSFSDTIKSRLQLVSTKYKDSITKSTRGWKERWFAQNSTISNLGSEMRREVNAGIAAVSRMIEKLETGDGNGTGMSSATASPADLHPGSDADSQGAVVPPTAATALHNASSSSTA